The Cyanobacteria bacterium QS_8_64_29 region CTGCTTTTGCTACTATTTGCGTGCAAGCGACCTGCTGCGGTATCGCGCCTCTATTCGAGGCTTGCCTTATCCCGCAGCCGCTTGTCCTCCGCCGACGCGGGGGGCTGGCATGGGGTTCCCGAGCGTTGTAGCGGGTGCCGACTGTGACCGCCGAGCAGAACGGCATGTGGCTCGGTTTGGCGATCGGCAACTCCCGAGTGCGCTGGGGCTTGTTTAGCGGCGAGGCGTTGCGCGCGAGCCACTGCAGCGGGCATTTCAATGCCCCTATCACCGATCACGACTCGCTGGCAGCCTGCTTGCCCGCCGCTTGGTGCGAGCATCTACCGGCCCAGCCGCCGCTCTACGTCGCCTCGGTTGTGGCGCACCAGGCCCCGTACTGGCAGGCGTATCCGCACGCGCGCGCGATTGCACTGGCCCAGGTGCCGCTGCGCGGTACCTACCCGCAACTGGGCCTGGATCGCGCCTTAAGCTTGTGGGGCGCTGGCGAGGTCTGGGGCTGGCCGACGCTGGTTGTTGATGCTGGAACGGCACTCGCCTTAACGGCAGCCGATGGCCACTGCAGGCTCATTGGCGGCGCCGTCCTGCCAGGACTGCGCGCGCAGCAGCGCGCCCTGGCCCAGCAAACCGACGCCTTACCTGAAACCTCACGCCTGCAGGACCTGCCGCCGCGCTGGGCGCGCGACACCGAAACGGCGATCGCCAGCGGCATCCTCCATACCGTCTCGGCCGGACTGCAATCCTATCTGGCCGATTGGTGGCAGCAGTCCCCAGGCGCGACAGCGCTTTTGACCGGCGGCGATGCTGCGCTGCTGTACGGTGCGCTGCAAGCGCAGGCCCCAACCCTGGCAGAGCGTCTACGCTGCGATCCCCACCTCATCTTTTGGGGCATGCGCTCGGTCCGCGCCCACCAGCCCGGCGGCTAGCCCGCTCTCAGGCGCTCGGCTAGCGCACCGCACAAAATCAAGTAATGCCGCCGCTTGCGCACGATCTGCCCCTGGGCCTCCAGCGACTGCAGCGAGCGGGTCACAGTCACGCGCGTCGTTCCAATCGCCTCGGCTAGGTGCTGGTGGGTCAGCCGCAGGTCAATCAGC contains the following coding sequences:
- a CDS encoding pantothenate kinase — its product is MWLGLAIGNSRVRWGLFSGEALRASHCSGHFNAPITDHDSLAACLPAAWCEHLPAQPPLYVASVVAHQAPYWQAYPHARAIALAQVPLRGTYPQLGLDRALSLWGAGEVWGWPTLVVDAGTALALTAADGHCRLIGGAVLPGLRAQQRALAQQTDALPETSRLQDLPPRWARDTETAIASGILHTVSAGLQSYLADWWQQSPGATALLTGGDAALLYGALQAQAPTLAERLRCDPHLIFWGMRSVRAHQPGG